One window from the genome of Mucilaginibacter ginsenosidivorans encodes:
- the gldG gene encoding gliding motility-associated ABC transporter substrate-binding protein GldG: MYSILKKEITSYLSSLVAYVTIGVFLLVLGLFLWVFPESSILEYGYAGLDSLFSTAPYLFMFLIPAITMRSLAEERKEGTFELLLTRPLTDGQIVLGKFFACVLLVLFALLPTLVYYYTVYHLGNPQGNIDSGAVIGSYIGLFLLGSSFAAIGLFASSISKNQIIAFTIAVFLCFFFYTGFDSLSTLLSLQNLGLESLGITNHYDSVSRGVLDTRDLAYFLCLSALFIGFTLMVIKTQRQKGKKGTLIVLAVIVVVGYLSTLSFTRIDFTKEKRFTLSPVTRQVMSNLHQEVKVTVYLKGKSFQSWMKSLQRATRDMLSDLQAYSHGNLHFDFVDPIENIKNLSDDQQKAIYDSLDARGISGQPFSIKTDNGLSQIMIFPEALVEYKGQSIAVNLLQSRIGLSEEEVAKNSIQNLEYNFASAIRKITSGGKPLIGFTEGHNELNDRQLNDAMRSLANGFVVGRVDLKTIPFEALMHLRMLVIPKPDKPFTELEKFKIDQYVMRGGKVLWTIDQVSAELDSLKGHGNEQLSFPKQLNLDDQLFVYGVRINYDLIADMSCASIPVVTGNVGGQPQIQNAPWLFFPVIIPQSKNPVVKDLDGIRTEFVSTIDTIGVKGIKKTILLSSSIHNKKFSAPYLLSLQALEQEPDPKQFINEPKTVGVLLGGKFKSDFLNRPQPEGLTDKMESLPESKPTKMIVISDGDIFKNQVGQDGSVYPLGYDRYTQQTYGNKNLLLNIADYMTDDSGLIELRTKEIKIRLLDRAKIRSEKLYWQVINNAVPLAFVLIFAIFQHYIRRRKYAH, translated from the coding sequence GTGTATAGCATTCTAAAGAAGGAGATCACATCCTACCTCAGCTCGCTCGTAGCATACGTAACCATTGGTGTATTTTTATTGGTGCTGGGCCTGTTCCTGTGGGTATTCCCCGAATCGAGCATTCTTGAATATGGTTACGCAGGGTTGGACAGCCTTTTCAGTACCGCGCCATACCTGTTCATGTTCCTTATTCCGGCCATTACTATGCGCTCACTTGCCGAGGAACGCAAGGAAGGAACCTTCGAACTATTGCTCACACGCCCGCTGACAGACGGACAAATTGTACTTGGCAAATTCTTCGCCTGTGTACTATTGGTGCTTTTCGCACTGCTGCCAACGCTGGTTTATTATTATACAGTTTACCACCTGGGTAACCCGCAGGGCAATATCGATAGCGGTGCGGTTATAGGCTCTTATATCGGCCTGTTCTTATTGGGGTCGTCTTTCGCGGCGATAGGGCTTTTCGCCTCGTCCATCAGCAAAAATCAAATTATTGCCTTTACCATCGCGGTATTCCTGTGCTTCTTCTTTTATACTGGTTTTGATTCGTTAAGCACCTTGTTATCGCTCCAGAACTTAGGTTTGGAAAGCCTGGGCATTACCAATCATTACGACTCGGTGAGCCGTGGCGTACTGGATACCCGCGACCTGGCTTATTTTTTATGCCTTAGTGCGCTATTTATTGGCTTTACCTTAATGGTGATCAAAACACAGCGGCAAAAGGGCAAAAAAGGCACCCTGATAGTACTGGCAGTTATTGTCGTAGTTGGATATCTGTCGACCTTAAGCTTTACACGCATCGACTTTACGAAGGAGAAGAGGTTCACCCTGTCGCCCGTGACCCGGCAGGTAATGAGTAACCTGCACCAGGAAGTTAAGGTGACGGTTTACCTGAAGGGAAAAAGCTTTCAAAGCTGGATGAAGAGCCTTCAGCGTGCCACCCGCGATATGCTGAGCGATTTGCAGGCATACTCGCACGGCAATTTGCATTTTGACTTTGTCGACCCGATAGAAAATATCAAAAACCTTTCCGACGATCAGCAAAAGGCTATCTATGACTCGCTTGATGCGAGAGGCATCAGCGGGCAGCCTTTCAGCATAAAAACGGATAACGGGCTTTCTCAGATCATGATCTTTCCCGAGGCACTGGTTGAATACAAGGGGCAAAGCATCGCCGTAAACTTATTACAGTCACGTATCGGTTTATCCGAAGAAGAAGTAGCCAAAAATTCGATACAAAACCTTGAATATAATTTTGCATCGGCCATCAGGAAGATCACCAGCGGCGGCAAGCCATTGATCGGGTTTACCGAAGGGCATAATGAATTGAACGACCGCCAGCTGAACGATGCCATGCGTTCTTTAGCCAATGGTTTTGTTGTAGGGCGGGTCGATCTGAAAACCATTCCTTTCGAAGCTTTGATGCACCTGCGCATGCTGGTTATCCCAAAACCTGATAAACCGTTTACTGAGCTCGAGAAATTTAAAATAGACCAGTATGTAATGCGGGGCGGTAAGGTATTATGGACGATAGACCAGGTAAGCGCCGAACTTGATAGTTTGAAAGGACATGGCAACGAGCAACTATCATTCCCCAAGCAACTGAATTTGGATGATCAGCTATTTGTTTACGGCGTGCGTATCAACTATGATTTGATAGCAGATATGAGCTGCGCTTCCATACCCGTTGTCACCGGCAATGTTGGCGGGCAGCCGCAGATACAAAACGCACCCTGGCTGTTCTTTCCCGTCATTATCCCGCAATCCAAAAATCCTGTGGTGAAAGACCTGGATGGCATCCGCACCGAGTTTGTAAGCACCATCGATACCATTGGGGTTAAAGGAATAAAAAAGACTATCCTGCTCAGTTCATCTATCCATAATAAGAAATTTTCGGCGCCGTACCTGTTGTCGCTGCAGGCACTGGAGCAGGAACCCGATCCGAAGCAGTTTATCAACGAACCGAAAACTGTTGGGGTGTTACTGGGAGGGAAGTTCAAATCAGATTTTCTGAACAGGCCGCAGCCCGAAGGATTAACAGATAAAATGGAGTCGCTGCCCGAAAGCAAGCCGACTAAAATGATCGTGATAAGCGACGGCGATATTTTTAAAAACCAGGTAGGGCAGGACGGGTCGGTATATCCTTTGGGCTACGACCGTTACACCCAGCAAACTTACGGCAACAAGAATCTTCTGCTTAATATTGCCGACTATATGACCGACGATTCGGGCCTGATAGAACTGCGCACAAAAGAGATAAAGATACGCCTGCTCGACAGGGCAAAAATACGAAGCGAAAAGCTGTACTGGCAGGTGATAAATAATGCCGTTCCCTTGGCGTTTGTGTTAATATTTGCTATTTTTCAACATTATATTCGCAGAAGAAAGTATGCTCATTAA